GGGGGGTCTGACGCTCGCCAACTGGACGAGGGTCTTCGATCCGGCCAACACGCAGGTGCTCGGTCCGATCTGGACCGGGCTCGGCAACTCGGTCGTGCTGGCCGTCGTGACCGTGGCGATCGTCCTGCTCCTCCTGCTGCCGACGCTCATCCTCATCGAGTTGCGGTTCCCCCGCCTCGCGCGGCCCTTCGAGTTCCTCGCGCTCCTGCCGATCTCGATTCCCGCGATCGTCCTCGTCGTCGGCCTCGCCCCGATCTACCTGCAGATCGGGCGCACGCTCGGCACGGGAGCGTGGACCCTCGCCTTCGCCTACGGCGTGACCGTGCTGCCCTTCGCCTACCGATCGATCAAGGCGTCGATCGACGCCATCGACGTGAAGACCCTGTCCGAAGCGGCACGATCGCTCGGCGCCAACGGCTTCGATGTCATCGTGCACGTTCTGGTGCCGAATCTGCGCCAAGGTCTCCTGGCCGCGTCGCTCATCTCGGTCGCCGTCGTGCTGGGCGAGTTCACGATCGCCTCGCTGCTCAATCGTCAGGTGCTCCAGACGGCCCTCGTCGTGTCGAACAAGATCGACCCCTACGCGTCGGCGATGTTCACCCTGCTCTCGCTCGCCTTCGTCTTCCTCCTTCTGCTCGTCATCTCGCGCGCCGCCCGCGCGCGTTCCCGAAAGGCCCGTCCGTGACCACCGATTCCCTCGCCGCCGTCACCCCCCGTGCGCTGCCGCGCACGTCCGACAACGCCCTCCTGGCCGATGCGGGCGAGGGGACGAGGGTCGAGTTCCGCGGTGTCGTCAAGGACTACGGAACGACCCGGGTGCTGCACGACTTCGCCCTCGACATCGCCCCCGGCGAGTTCGTCTCCCTCCTCGGACCCTCCGGCTGCGGTAAGACGACCGCGCTGCGCGTGCTGTCGGGCCTGGAGTCTGCGACGGGGGGCGCCGTGCTCCTCGGCGGGCGCGATGTCTCCGGCATCCCGACGAATCGACGGGACATCGGCATGGTGTTCCAGTCGTACTCGCTGTTCCCGCACCTGCGCGTGATCGACAACGTGGCGTTCGGACTGCGCCGACGGCGGGTGGCGAAGCGCGTCGCGGCACGCCGTGCGTCCGACGCGCTCGAACTCGTCGGCCTCGGCCACCTCGCCGACCGCTTCCCCCACCAGCTGTCCGGCGGGCAGCAGCAGCGGGTGGCGCTCGCACGCGCCCTCGTGACCGAGCCCCGCGTGCTCCTGCTGGACGAGCCGCTCTCGGCCCTGGATGCCAAGGTTCGCGTCCAACTGCGCGACGAGATCCGTCGCATCCAGCTGCGACTGGGGATCACGACCGTGTTCGTGACCCACGACCAGGAGGAGGCCCTCGCCGTGTCGGATCGCATCGCCGTCATGAACGCGGGGCGGATCGAGCAGGTGGGGAGCCCAGAGGACCTCTACCTGCGCCCCGCCAGCCCGTACGTCGCGGCGTTCGTCGGGGTTTCCAGCGTCGTGCCCGGCGTCGTCGCCGCCGGCGCCGTACACGTATGGGGCCAGCGGCTGTCGTCGCACTCGCCGGTCGCGGACGGGTCGGTGGACGTCTTCATCCGTCCCGAGAACGTGCGCCTGGTATCCGAGGGCGGTGTGCCCGCCACCGTGCAGGAGACCACCTTCCTGGGCGGGTTCCGCCGCACACTCGTGCGCGCCGCCGACGGCACCCTCTTCACCGTTCAGCACGCCGCCGGCGATCGCGTCGCGTACGACGACCTTGTGCGAGTGACCTTCGCCGAGGTGCCCGTCGTGGTGCGCCCACGACCGGAGGACTGACCGCGCATCGTCAGGCCTCTGGCGGTGCGAGAGTCGGCTCGCTAACGTGTGGCCAGCAGCGGCGACGGGGCCGCTCCGCATCGAAGGAACCCACCATGACGGGAAAGTTCGAGCTGTTCACCGACAAGGGCGGTCAATGGCGCTTCAACCTCAAGGCATCCAACGGGCAGGTCATCGCGTCGAGCGAGGGCTACTCCTCGAAGTCGAGCGCCCTCAACGGCATCGAGTCGGTCCGCACGAACGCTCCCGATGCGGAGGTCGTCGAACGCGAGTGAGAGCCGCGGCTCACACCTCGAAGTCGACGGCCATCCGGCCCGCCACGACACTGCGGATGTACGCCGCGACCTCCTGGTGCGCGGGGTGGGTCTGGTAGTCGTCGAGCCCCTGAACGTCGTCGAAGTCGATGACGACCGCCACGTCGACGTTGGCGTGCGCGTAGGCGGCGTTCGGGCCTGCCGACAGCTCGCGGATCGAGGGGACCACGCCGACGAGGCTTCGCAGCCTCGCGGCGACCTCGGCCGCCTGCTCGGCGCGCACCTCCTCGTCTTCGGCGGCGAGCTTCCAGGCGACGACGTGGCGAAGGGTCATCGGATCTCCTCGGGGGATGTGAGCGCGTGGCGCAGGCGGTCGGGAGCGACGCGCCAGTGCGCGTGGAGTCGCCCGTCGAGGAGGATCACGGGGATCTTCTCCCACCACTGGGCATAGAGAGCAGGGTCATCGAGGATCGATCGCTCCTCGATCTCGACGTCGGTCTCGTCGGGCAGGTCGGCGACGACCGTCTCCACGACCTCGCGCGCGACATCGCAGAGGTGACAGTCGGGCTTGGAGATG
This genomic window from Candidatus Microbacterium phytovorans contains:
- a CDS encoding ABC transporter permease subunit, producing MSVSDLAPSRTTRAVIGIVVGILFAIPLASTVLYTFRDSRSGGLTLANWTRVFDPANTQVLGPIWTGLGNSVVLAVVTVAIVLLLLLPTLILIELRFPRLARPFEFLALLPISIPAIVLVVGLAPIYLQIGRTLGTGAWTLAFAYGVTVLPFAYRSIKASIDAIDVKTLSEAARSLGANGFDVIVHVLVPNLRQGLLAASLISVAVVLGEFTIASLLNRQVLQTALVVSNKIDPYASAMFTLLSLAFVFLLLLVISRAARARSRKARP
- a CDS encoding ABC transporter ATP-binding protein; the encoded protein is MTTDSLAAVTPRALPRTSDNALLADAGEGTRVEFRGVVKDYGTTRVLHDFALDIAPGEFVSLLGPSGCGKTTALRVLSGLESATGGAVLLGGRDVSGIPTNRRDIGMVFQSYSLFPHLRVIDNVAFGLRRRRVAKRVAARRASDALELVGLGHLADRFPHQLSGGQQQRVALARALVTEPRVLLLDEPLSALDAKVRVQLRDEIRRIQLRLGITTVFVTHDQEEALAVSDRIAVMNAGRIEQVGSPEDLYLRPASPYVAAFVGVSSVVPGVVAAGAVHVWGQRLSSHSPVADGSVDVFIRPENVRLVSEGGVPATVQETTFLGGFRRTLVRAADGTLFTVQHAAGDRVAYDDLVRVTFAEVPVVVRPRPED
- a CDS encoding DUF1508 domain-containing protein; translation: MTGKFELFTDKGGQWRFNLKASNGQVIASSEGYSSKSSALNGIESVRTNAPDAEVVERE
- a CDS encoding Dabb family protein — translated: MTLRHVVAWKLAAEDEEVRAEQAAEVAARLRSLVGVVPSIRELSAGPNAAYAHANVDVAVVIDFDDVQGLDDYQTHPAHQEVAAYIRSVVAGRMAVDFEV
- a CDS encoding glutaredoxin family protein, with protein sequence MTTLTIISKPDCHLCDVAREVVETVVADLPDETDVEIEERSILDDPALYAQWWEKIPVILLDGRLHAHWRVAPDRLRHALTSPEEIR